A genomic segment from Pseudorca crassidens isolate mPseCra1 chromosome 6, mPseCra1.hap1, whole genome shotgun sequence encodes:
- the IMP4 gene encoding U3 small nucleolar ribonucleoprotein protein IMP4 isoform X2 has protein sequence MLRREARLRREYLYRKACEEARRTAQERKDKVRRALEENRLIPTELRREALALQGSLEFDDAGGEGVTSHMDDEYRWAGVEDPKIMITTSRDPSSRLKMFAKELKLVFPGAQRMNRGRHEVGALVRACKANGVTDLLVVHEHRGTPVGLIVSHLPFGPTAYFTLCNVVMRHDIPDLGTASEAKPHLIMHGFSSRLGKRVSDILRYLFPVPKDDSRRVITFANQDDYISFRVHDPSGHAGAGGHSRRGVALAPLHQHRAQEGLPEC, from the exons ATG CTGCGCCGCGAGGCCCGCCTTCGCCGCGAGTACCTGTATCGCAAGGCCTGTGAGGAGGCTCGGCGAACAGCCCAGGAGAGGAAGGACAAGGTTCGGCGTGCGCTCGAGG AGAACCGCCTGATTCCCACCGAGTTACGCAGGGAGGCTCTGGCCTTACAGGGTTCCCTGGAGTTTGACGATGCCGGCGGCGAAG GTGTGACCAGCCACATGGATGATGAGTATCGATGGGCAGGGGTTGAGGATCCCAAGATCATGATCACTACTTCCCGAGATCCCAGTTCCCGCCTCAAGATGTTTGCAAAG GAGCTAAAGTTGGTGTTCCCAGGCGCCCAGCGCATGAACCGTGGCCGGCATGAGGTAGGGGCACTGGTGCGAGCCTGCAAAGCCAACGGGGTCACTGACCTGCTGGTTGTCCATGAGCATCGAGGCACACCTG TGGGGCTCATTGTCAGCCACCTGCCCTTTGGCCCAACCGCATACTTCACGCTGTGCAACGTGGTCATGCGGCATGACATCCCCGACCTGGGCACCGCGTCGGAGGCCAAGCCTCACCTGATTATGCATGGCTTCTCCTCCCGCCTGGGTAAGCGG GTCTCTGACATACTCCGCTACCTGTTCCCTGTGCCCAAAGATGACAGCCGCCGGGTCATCACCTTCGCCAACCAGGACGACTACATCTCCTTCCG TGTACATGATCCGTCTGGGCACGCTGGAGCAGGAGGCCACAGCAGACGTGGAGTGGCGCTGGCACCCCTACACCAACACCGCGCGCAAGAGGGTCTTCCTGAGTGCTGA
- the IMP4 gene encoding U3 small nucleolar ribonucleoprotein protein IMP4 isoform X1 has protein sequence MLRREARLRREYLYRKACEEARRTAQERKDKVRRALEENRLIPTELRREALALQGSLEFDDAGGEGVTSHMDDEYRWAGVEDPKIMITTSRDPSSRLKMFAKELKLVFPGAQRMNRGRHEVGALVRACKANGVTDLLVVHEHRGTPVGLIVSHLPFGPTAYFTLCNVVMRHDIPDLGTASEAKPHLIMHGFSSRLGKRVSDILRYLFPVPKDDSRRVITFANQDDYISFRHHVYKKTDHRNVELTEVGPRFELKLYMIRLGTLEQEATADVEWRWHPYTNTARKRVFLSAE, from the exons ATG CTGCGCCGCGAGGCCCGCCTTCGCCGCGAGTACCTGTATCGCAAGGCCTGTGAGGAGGCTCGGCGAACAGCCCAGGAGAGGAAGGACAAGGTTCGGCGTGCGCTCGAGG AGAACCGCCTGATTCCCACCGAGTTACGCAGGGAGGCTCTGGCCTTACAGGGTTCCCTGGAGTTTGACGATGCCGGCGGCGAAG GTGTGACCAGCCACATGGATGATGAGTATCGATGGGCAGGGGTTGAGGATCCCAAGATCATGATCACTACTTCCCGAGATCCCAGTTCCCGCCTCAAGATGTTTGCAAAG GAGCTAAAGTTGGTGTTCCCAGGCGCCCAGCGCATGAACCGTGGCCGGCATGAGGTAGGGGCACTGGTGCGAGCCTGCAAAGCCAACGGGGTCACTGACCTGCTGGTTGTCCATGAGCATCGAGGCACACCTG TGGGGCTCATTGTCAGCCACCTGCCCTTTGGCCCAACCGCATACTTCACGCTGTGCAACGTGGTCATGCGGCATGACATCCCCGACCTGGGCACCGCGTCGGAGGCCAAGCCTCACCTGATTATGCATGGCTTCTCCTCCCGCCTGGGTAAGCGG GTCTCTGACATACTCCGCTACCTGTTCCCTGTGCCCAAAGATGACAGCCGCCGGGTCATCACCTTCGCCAACCAGGACGACTACATCTCCTTCCG GCACCATGTGTACAAGAAGACAGACCACCGCAATGTGGAGCTGACCGAGGTTGGGCCTCGCTTTGAGCTGAAGT TGTACATGATCCGTCTGGGCACGCTGGAGCAGGAGGCCACAGCAGACGTGGAGTGGCGCTGGCACCCCTACACCAACACCGCGCGCAAGAGGGTCTTCCTGAGTGCTGAGTGA